A stretch of the Cucurbita pepo subsp. pepo cultivar mu-cu-16 chromosome LG16, ASM280686v2, whole genome shotgun sequence genome encodes the following:
- the LOC111776891 gene encoding fatty acyl-CoA reductase 3-like: MDKCSSAMEFLENKNILITGATGFLAKILVEKILRVQPNVKKLYLLLRAANESTALERFHNEVIGKDLFQVLKKMWGGDFDTMISEKVCVVPGEVSLSEMGLKDSNLVAEMKNQVELIVNLAATTKFDERYDVTVGTNTLGAKHVVSFAKQCPNLKLLVHVSTAYVSGERGGLILETPYKLGESLNGIQGLDIATEQKVMEEKLEQLEENGATKEAITLAMKDFGLERAKMYGWPNTYVFTKAMGEMMVNDLKDNLPVIIIRPTIVTSTYSEPFPGWIEGIRTIDSLIVGYAKGKLTCFLAGINSIVDLVPADMVVNTIIMAMVAHELQPSDKAIYHVGSSARNSMRYIDFQRFNYQYFTKKPWINKEGNAVKVGKVTVYNNMASFQRYMNIRYLCLLKGLEFANKAFCHSFQDKYVDMKRKFNLVMRLIQLYRPYLFFNAIFDDTNVERLRMDIEKKDRESETLLDPKEINWEDYFMNVHLPGLVKHVFK, encoded by the exons ATGGATAAGTGTAGCAGTGCAATGGAGTTTCTTGAGAACAAGAACATTCTGATCACTGGGGCCACTGGTTTTCTTGCTAAGA TTTTGGTGGAGAAAATCTTGAGGGTTCAACCCAATGTGAAGAAACTCTATTTACTATTAAGAGCAGCAAACGAGTCGACAGCTTTGGAACGTTTCCATAACGAG GTGATAGGAAAGGATTTGTTTCAAGTATTAAAGAAGATGTGGGGTGgagactttgataccatgatTTCAGAGAAGGTTTGTGTGGTTCCTGGGGAGGTCTCACTCTCAGAAATGGGAttgaaagattcaaatttgGTAGCAGAGATGAAGAATCAAGTGGAACTAATTGTTAATTTGGCTGCAACGACCAAGTTCGATGAAAG ATACGATGTAACAGTTGGCACTAATACCTTAGGAGCTAAACATGTCGTGAGCTTTGCAAAGCAGTGTCCAAATCTAAAACTCCTTGTCCATGTATCCACTG CTTATGTTTCAGGAGAAAGAGGAGGGCTTATCTTGGAAACTCCATATAAATTGGGTGAGTCTCTTAATGGCATCCAAGGTCTAGACATTGCTACGGAACAAAAGGTAATGGAAGAGAAACTCGAACAACTTGAAGAGAATGGAGCTACGAAAGAAGCCATAACATTAGCCATGAAAGACTTTGGCCTTGAAAG GGCTAAGATGTATGGATGGCCAAACACGTACGTATTTACAAAGGCAATGGGCGAGATGATGGTTAATGATCTAAAAGACAATCTACCTGTGATCATCATACGACCAACTATAGTTACGAGTACTTACAGTGAACCTTTTCCCGGATGGATCGAAGGCATCAG GACCATTGATAGTTTAATTGTTGGGTATGCTAAGGGAAAACTAACTTGTTTTCTTGCTGGGATTAACTCAATCGTTGATTTG GTTCCTGCAGATATGGTGGTAAACACGATTATCATGGCAATGGTAGCACATGAGCTTCAACCATCTGATAAAGCAATATATCATGTGGGTTCTTCAGCAAGAAATTCTATGAGATATATTGATTTCCAACGTTTTAACTATCAATATTTCACTAAGAAGCCATGGATAAACAAAGAGGGAAATGCTGTGAAGGTTGGGAAAGTTACTGTCTACAACAATATGGCTAGTTTCCAAAGATACATGAACATTCGCTACCTATGTTTGCTAAAG GGATTGGAATTTGCGAACAAGGCCTTTTGTCACTCTTTTCAAGACAAGTATGTTGATATGAAGAGGAAGTTCAATTTAGTGATGCGGCTCATCCAACTTTATCGTCCATATCTATTCTTCAATGCTAT ATTTGATGATACAAATGTAGAAAGGTTGAGAATggatattgaaaagaaagatagagAATCAGAGACCTTGTTGGATCCTAAAGAGATTAACTGGGAGGATTACTTCATGAATGTTCATCTTCCTGGGCTGGTTAAACACGTCTTTAAATGA
- the LOC111777816 gene encoding uncharacterized oxidoreductase At1g06690, chloroplastic isoform X2, with product MAKLLPNSPSGFTFEFVKQRREWKSQRLNSGYFRCVLTENKRRTVVKNGEDALDVCRVVNGMWQTSGGWGRIDRDNVVDAMIKYADSGLDTFDMADIYGPAEDLYGIFINRVRRERPPELLENIRGLTKWVPPPVKMTSSYVRESINISRKRMDVSSLDMLQFHWWDYSNSGYLDALKHLTDLKEEGKIKTVALTNFDTERLQIILENDIPVVSNQVQHSIVDMRPQQKMAELCKLTGVKLITYGTVMGGLLSEKFLDTNLTIPFAGPPLNTPSLQKYKRMVDAWGGWSLFQVLLQTLKRVASKHGVSIPTVAVKYILDQPAVAGSMIGVRLGLSEHLQDTNAIFSLALDEEDINSIEEVSKKGKNLLKIIGDCGDEYRRA from the exons ATGGCGAAGCTCTTGCCTAATTCTCCTAGTGGGTTCACTTTTGAGTTTGTGAAGCAGAGAAGAGAATGGAAGTCACAGAGATTGAATTCAGGTTATTTTAGATGTGTGCTCACTGAAAATAAACGACGGACGGTGGTTAAGAATGGAGAGGATGCATTAGACGTGTGTCGGGTTGTAAATGGAATGTGGCAGACAAGCGGGGGGTGGGGTCGAATTGATCGAGATAATGTGGTTGATGCAATGATTAAATATGCTGATTCTGGACTTGACACATTTGATATGGCTGATATAT ATGGACCTGCTGAAGATTTATATGGCATCTTCATCAATCGAGTTCGTAGAGAGCGTCCGCCTGAACTCCTGGAGAACATAAGAGG GCTTACAAAATGGGTGCCGCCGCCGGTGAAGATGACTAGTAGCTATGTCCGAGAGAGCATTAATATCTCACGAAAGAGAATGGATGTGTCTTCTTTGGACATGCTTCAATTTCACTG GTGGGATTATTCGAACTCTGGCTATCTTGATGCTCTCAAACATCTGACCGATTTGAAAGAAGAGG GTAAAATCAAGACGGTTGCTTTGACAAATTTTGACACGGAAAGGttacaaattattttggaaaatgaTATCCCTGTTGTGAGTAATCAG GTTCAGCACTCTATTGTTGATATGAGGCCTCAACAAAAGATGGCAGAGCTTTGTAAGCTCACAGGAGTCAAGCTGATAAC GTATGGAACTGTAATGGGTGGCTTATTATCTGAAAAATTCCTCGACACCAACTTAACGATTCCTTTTGCTGGCCCTCCATTAAATACTCCCTCCCTGCAAAAGTACAAAAGG ATGGTTGATGCATGGGGAGGATGGAGTTTGTTTCAAGTTCTGCTACAGACACTTAAAAGAGTTGCTTCTAAGCATGGGGTCTCGATTCCGACCGTTGCTGTTAAATACATTCTAGATCAG CCAGCTGTGGCGGGATCAATGATAGGCGTTCGGCTTGGGTTATCAGAGCATTTGCAAGATACAAATGCCATATTTTCTCTTGCTCTTGACGAGGAGGACATAAACAGCATCGAGGAAGTTTCCAAAAAAGGTAAGAATCTTCTTAAAATTATTGGGGACTGTGGGGATGAATATAGGCGTGCATGA
- the LOC111776985 gene encoding alcohol-forming fatty acyl-CoA reductase-like, producing the protein MQVPADMVVNAIIVAILTHKLQPSGHTIIYHIGSSMRNSMRINNLFSYILRYFTEKPWMNGDGKVIKVKKITSFNDIASFHRYMTIHYVFLKGFEFVNKAFCYSFQDKYNDLQRKFNWVMRQVELYNSFIFFKAKFDDTNLEKLRIVARDNDINPNTSLLDPNDINWEDYFLNIHIPGLVKYVMK; encoded by the exons ATGCAGGTTCCAGCCGACATGGTAGTAAATGCTATCATTGTGGCAATACTGACACATAAACTCCAACCATCTGGACATACAATTATATATCACATAGGTTCTTCAATGAGAAATTCAATGAGAATCAACAATCTGTTCAGTTATATTCTCCGCTACTTTACGGAAAAACCATGGATGAATGGAGATGGAAAGGTAATCAAGGTTAAGAAAATTACCTCATTCAACGACATTGCTAGCTTCCATCGATACATGACCATTCACTACGTCTTTCTCAAG GGTTTTGAGTTTGTGAACAAAGCATTTTGCTACTCTTTCCAAGACAAGTATAATGATCTTCAGAGAAAGTTCAACTGGGTGATGCGACAAGTTGAGCTATATAACTCGTTTATATTCTTCAAAGCCAA ATTTGACGATACCAACTTAGAAAAACTGAGAATTGTTGCACGAGACAACGACATAAATCCAAATACATCGCTTTTGGATCCAAATGATATAAACTGGGAGGATTACTTTCTGAATATCCACATTCCTGGACTTGTTAAATATGTAATGAAATGA
- the LOC111777816 gene encoding flagellar radial spoke protein 5 isoform X1 — translation MINSRSNILVWRTLEQIHKMRAIAMAAITQRSFLNLTALKSFTAETRTRYERRKLGANSSVKCSQTLEGSAQSVTVSNGKDSLVICRVLNGMWQTSGGWGRIDRDDAVEAMLRYADAGLSTFDMADHYGPAEDLYGIFINRVRRERPPELLENIRGLTKWVPPPVKMTSSYVRESINISRKRMDVSSLDMLQFHWWDYSNSGYLDALKHLTDLKEEGKIKTVALTNFDTERLQIILENDIPVVSNQVQHSIVDMRPQQKMAELCKLTGVKLITYGTVMGGLLSEKFLDTNLTIPFAGPPLNTPSLQKYKRMVDAWGGWSLFQVLLQTLKRVASKHGVSIPTVAVKYILDQPAVAGSMIGVRLGLSEHLQDTNAIFSLALDEEDINSIEEVSKKGKNLLKIIGDCGDEYRRA, via the exons ATGATCAACAGcag GTCCAACATCCTAGTCTGGCGTACCCTGGAGCAAATTCATAAAATG AGGGCAATAGCCATGGCAGCAATCACTCAACGGAGCTTCTTGAATCTCACCGCGTTAAAATCCTTCACGGCTGAGACCAGAACGCGCTACGAGAGGAGAAAACTTGGAGCTAACAGCTCGGTTAAGTGCTCTCAGACATTGGAAGGCTCTGCCCAAAGTGTTACAGTGTCAAATGGCAAGGATTCCTTAGTAATTTGCCGAGTTCTCAACGGAATGTGGCAGACTAGCGGTGGATGGGGGAGAATCGACCGTGACGACGCGGTGGAGGCAATGCTCCGATATGCCGACGCTGGACTTTCAACCTTTGATATGGCCGACCACT ATGGACCTGCTGAAGATTTATATGGCATCTTCATCAATCGAGTTCGTAGAGAGCGTCCGCCTGAACTCCTGGAGAACATAAGAGG GCTTACAAAATGGGTGCCGCCGCCGGTGAAGATGACTAGTAGCTATGTCCGAGAGAGCATTAATATCTCACGAAAGAGAATGGATGTGTCTTCTTTGGACATGCTTCAATTTCACTG GTGGGATTATTCGAACTCTGGCTATCTTGATGCTCTCAAACATCTGACCGATTTGAAAGAAGAGG GTAAAATCAAGACGGTTGCTTTGACAAATTTTGACACGGAAAGGttacaaattattttggaaaatgaTATCCCTGTTGTGAGTAATCAG GTTCAGCACTCTATTGTTGATATGAGGCCTCAACAAAAGATGGCAGAGCTTTGTAAGCTCACAGGAGTCAAGCTGATAAC GTATGGAACTGTAATGGGTGGCTTATTATCTGAAAAATTCCTCGACACCAACTTAACGATTCCTTTTGCTGGCCCTCCATTAAATACTCCCTCCCTGCAAAAGTACAAAAGG ATGGTTGATGCATGGGGAGGATGGAGTTTGTTTCAAGTTCTGCTACAGACACTTAAAAGAGTTGCTTCTAAGCATGGGGTCTCGATTCCGACCGTTGCTGTTAAATACATTCTAGATCAG CCAGCTGTGGCGGGATCAATGATAGGCGTTCGGCTTGGGTTATCAGAGCATTTGCAAGATACAAATGCCATATTTTCTCTTGCTCTTGACGAGGAGGACATAAACAGCATCGAGGAAGTTTCCAAAAAAGGTAAGAATCTTCTTAAAATTATTGGGGACTGTGGGGATGAATATAGGCGTGCATGA
- the LOC111777479 gene encoding 60S acidic ribosomal protein P2B-like, with translation MKVVAAYLLAVLGGNTSPGLDDVKCILNSVGAEVDEDRIDSLLSQVKGKDITELIASGREKLASVPSGGGAVGIAAPAGGAAGGGAAAAAAEQKKEEKVEEKEESDDDMGFSLFD, from the exons ATGAAGGTGGTCGCTGCGTATTTGTTGGCCGTACTCGGTGGCAACACCAGCCCCGGACTCGATGATGTGAAGTGTATTCTTAATTCAG TTGGGGCTGAGGTGGACGAGGACAGGATTGACTCGCTATTATCCCAAGTGAAAGGAAAGGATATCACAGAGTTGATAGCCTCCGGACGGGAGAAGCTAGCGTCAGTGCCATCTGGTGGCGGTGCAGTCGGCATCGCCGCCCCTGCCGGCGGTGCCGCTGGTGGTGGTGCAGCAGCAGCCGCAGCCGAGcagaagaaagaggagaaggtcgaggagaaagaagaatctGACGAT GATATGGGTTTCAGCCTCTTTGACTGA
- the LOC111777078 gene encoding fatty acyl-CoA reductase 3-like — MDKCGSAMEFLENKNILITGATGFLAKSIFGGENLEGSTKCQETLFTVKSSKRDDSFGTQLIEKCIILIVKVIGKDLFQVLKKMWGGDFDTLISEKVCLVPGEVSLSEMGLKDSNLVAEMKNQVELIVNLAATTKFDERYDVAVGTNTLGVKHVISFAKQCPNLKLLVHISTGERGGLILETPYKLGESLNDIQGLDIATEQRVAEEKFKQLEESGASKEAITSAMKGLGLERAKMYGWPNVYVFTKAMGEMVINDVKNNLPVIIIRPTIVTRPSTVILLDMLQVTVGYATGKLTCFLAGITAIIDLVPADMVVNTIIMAMVAYELKPSNKTIYHVGSSARNSMRYIDFQRFNYQYFTKKPWINKDGDAVKVEKVTVFNNMTSFQKYMNIRYLVFLKGLEFANKVFCHSFQDKYNDMKKKINFVMRLIQLYRPYLFFNTIFDDTNAERLRMDIQKKDRETETFLLDPKEINWEDYFMNIHFPGLVKYVFK; from the exons ATGGATAAGTGTGGCAGTGCAATGGAGTTTCTTGAGAACAAGAACATTTTGATCACTGGGGCCACTGGCTTTCTTGCCAAGAGTAT TTTTGGTGGAGAAAATCTTGAGGGTTCAACCAAATGTCAAGAAACTCTATTTACTGTTAAGAGCAGCAAACGAGATGATAGCTTTGGAAC ACAGTTGATAGAAAAATGCATTATTTTGATTGTAAAGGTGATAGGAAAGGATTTGTTTCAAGTATTAAAGAAGATGTGGGGTGGAGACTTTGATACCTTGATTTCAGAGAAGGTTTGTTTGGTTCCTGGGGAGGTCTCACTCTCAGAAATGGGAttgaaagattcaaatttgGTAGCAGAGATGAAGAATCAAGTGGAACTAATTGTTAACTTGGCTGCAACGACAAAGTTCGATGAGAG ATACGACGTAGCAGTTGGCACTAATACCTTGGGAGTCAAACATGTCATAAGCTTTGCAAAGCAGTGTCCAAATTTGAAACTCCTTGTCCATATATCCACCG GAGAAAGAGGAGGGCTTATCTTGGAAACTCCATATAAATTGGGTGAGTCTCTTAATGACATCCAAGGTCTAGACATTGCTACAGAACAAAGGGTAGCGGAAGAGAAATTCAAACAACTTGAAGAGAGTGGAGCTTCGAAAGAAGCTATAACATCAGCCATGAAAGGCTTAGGCCTTGAAAG GGCTAAGATGTATGGATGGCCAAACGTGTACGTATTTACAAAGGCAATGGGTGAAATGGTGATTAATGATGTAAAAAACAATCTACCAGTGATCATTATCCGACCAACTATAGTTACAA GACCATCGACAGTTATACTGTTGGATATGCTACAGGTAACTGTCGGATATGCTACAGGAAAACTAACATGTTTTCTTGCCGGGATTACTGCAATTATTGACTTG GTTCCCGCAGATATGGTGGTAAATACAATTATCATGGCAATGGTTGCTTATGAGCTTAAACCAtctaataaaacaatatatcATGTGGGTTCTTCAGCAAGAAATTCTATGAGATATATTGATTTCCAACGTTTTAACTACCAATATTTCACTAAGAAGCCATGGATAAACAAAGATGGAGATGCTGTGAAGGTTGAGAAGGTTACTGTCTTCAACAATATGACCAGCTTCCAAAAATACATGAACATTCGCTACCTAGTTTTTCTGAAG GGATTGGAATTTGCGAACAAGGTCTTCTGTCACTCTTTTCAAGACAAGTATAATgatatgaagaagaagatcaattttGTGATGCGGCTCATCCAACTTTATCGCCCATATCTATTCTTCAATACCAT TTTTGATGATACAAATGCAGAAAGGTTGAGAATGGATATTCAGAAGAAAGATAGAGAAACAGAAACCTTCTTATTGGATCCTAAGGAGATCAATTGGGAGGATTACTTCATGAATATACATTTTCCTGGATTGGTTAAATACGTCTTCAAATGA